Sequence from the Caldisericia bacterium genome:
TATGATAGCTGCAAGTATAAAGGATAAAACAGAGGAAAGATACCTATTGTAGTTTCTAAAGACCCAGAGAAACATTAAGAAGAAAATTAGAGAAAGAAGTATACTTGAATAAGGTAATTTTCTCTCCTTCTCTTTTTTCAAAAGTTTATGCATAAACTGAAATGAGAGTGCAGCAAAAACTCCAATAAGTGGCCTTGCAGGAAATAAAACCCATATTGGAGCAATTGAAGAAAAATAATAAATAGTAGATAACCCAAAGATTGTACCGACAAGAGCACCAACCTTGGCGCCAAGCACAATTCCCGAGATTATAACTGGTATGTGCATAAGAGTTGCGGCACCTGCTGGTGTGGGAACAGTTATATACCCTAAGTATGTAAATCCAAGAATTATCGTTACTGCTCCAAGTACAGCTCCCATTGTTATCTCTCTTGTAGTTAATTTCATTCCTCCTCCTTTGAGAAATAGATTGATTTAAATTTCTTTATTTGAAGTAAATAGTCTTCCTCTGGAGAAATTCTCTCAAGTATTGTTGGTGTATCTACTTCTACAAGCTCCACCTCTTTCTCTTCTATAAAATCTCTCATGGTTCTTTCATCTGGATAACTAATGATTTCTTCGGCACCTTTTCTTGAAAACAGAAAAGGGTGTCCCAAAAGTCCCATGAATACTGGGATAGACATAATTTTTGGTTTAGATAGAATAAGTTTCTCAACCACCTCTTTATCAATGATAGGTTGATTGCCAAGACATGCAAGAATCCAGTCCAGTTTCCATTTAATAATCTCTCTTATGCCTGCTTTTAGAGAACAAAGGATTCCAGTGCTTTTTGATATGGTTACCACCCCTACATCACCTCTTTTCATTAAATCACTAAACTCTTTACATACCACAACCACTACTTTCTCTGGTTTAAGTTTCAATACATTATCTATGGTGGTTTCAAGCACACTCCTTTCCACAATAAGTTTTCCTTTTCTCCTACCAGCAAGAATTATAGAGCCAAATCCCATCAAAATACATGCACCTCCTCAGGATTTATCTCAATTACTACCATATCTCCCACTTTAAAGTTCATTCTCTCAAAATCCCTTCTCGGCATCAATGAAACAAGACTAACCCCTATATATATCTCTATTTGATAAAACGCTCCCCTATTGGCAATTTCCACAATCTCACCCTCAAACTCATTCTCTCTCCCCTCTTTTTCCATTTTGATTATAACATCTTCGGGGCGTATAGCAATATAAACATTATCATGAAACTCCTCTTTAGTCT
This genomic interval carries:
- a CDS encoding NTP transferase domain-containing protein — encoded protein: MGFGSIILAGRRKGKLIVERSVLETTIDNVLKLKPEKVVVVVCKEFSDLMKRGDVGVVTISKSTGILCSLKAGIREIIKWKLDWILACLGNQPIIDKEVVEKLILSKPKIMSIPVFMGLLGHPFLFSRKGAEEIISYPDERTMRDFIEEKEVELVEVDTPTILERISPEEDYLLQIKKFKSIYFSKEEE
- a CDS encoding ECF transporter S component produces the protein MKLTTREITMGAVLGAVTIILGFTYLGYITVPTPAGAATLMHIPVIISGIVLGAKVGALVGTIFGLSTIYYFSSIAPIWVLFPARPLIGVFAALSFQFMHKLLKKEKERKLPYSSILLSLIFFLMFLWVFRNYNRYLSSVLSFILAAIIFYALFKTDPLISSMTFASIIGSMTNTVITLGLAVVFKIFNIQQAVTIGIVQGIPEAIVAVVLCVPISIFLRKFIEKGKVNEEA